From Methanomassiliicoccales archaeon LGM-RCC1, one genomic window encodes:
- a CDS encoding TetR/AcrR family transcriptional regulator gives MDDMNKKNDILLKTIELYHIKGATVSLDDIATELGCSKTLIIHYYGTKRNLMSSCFTLICHEIRLRLHEVSGPEVCTVENIRSYLSDLWRAYFGYLMENPQKARFYIQHAHSHGPLPPKYRTVEEVIKRIFEDKYGCLADEHPELMFDIKYMVAIANGMAALVFADRTEASEDLMELCIDKIMNGVVSNKGESN, from the coding sequence ATGGATGACATGAACAAGAAGAACGACATCCTGCTGAAGACCATCGAGCTCTACCACATCAAGGGGGCGACGGTGTCGCTGGACGATATAGCTACCGAGCTCGGATGCAGCAAGACGCTCATCATCCATTACTACGGTACCAAGAGGAACCTGATGTCCAGCTGCTTCACCCTCATCTGCCACGAGATCAGGCTCAGGCTGCACGAGGTGTCCGGCCCGGAGGTGTGCACGGTGGAGAACATCCGTTCCTATCTGTCCGATCTCTGGAGGGCGTACTTCGGATACCTGATGGAGAACCCGCAGAAGGCACGTTTCTACATCCAGCATGCCCATAGCCACGGCCCGCTTCCTCCAAAGTACAGGACCGTGGAGGAGGTCATCAAGAGGATATTCGAGGACAAGTACGGATGCCTCGCCGACGAACATCCCGAGCTGATGTTCGACATCAAGTACATGGTGGCCATCGCCAACGGCATGGCCGCTCTGGTCTTCGCCGACAGGACGGAGGCATCGGAGGATTTGATGGAACTGTGCATCGACAAGATAATGAACGGCGTGGTGTCCAATAAGGGCGAATCGAACTGA